Proteins encoded in a region of the Flavobacterium sp. MDT1-60 genome:
- a CDS encoding phospholipase A: protein MYLKYLFLCLILFSFQANSQILEPKKNFRAADSLLKEPSFSVHKDNYFLTGVPLDEPVDRNSADVKYQVSFKLRLKSKPLWGGFFPYLMYTQKAFWDIYANSKPFAEINFNPGIAVVRPFYLKGGRLTYGTISLEHESNGKDSIYSRTWNMLAFSLKSKISPRWIVGLRGWIPLVDKEDNPELTKYVGYGEASATYQIQPGRWSADILIRKGSGLINYGSLQTQVNWKPYKKENYYLTLQWFIGYTESLIDYQEHKSMIRVGFTIKPENMGIF from the coding sequence ATGTACTTAAAATACCTATTCCTTTGTTTGATTCTCTTTTCATTCCAGGCAAATTCACAAATTTTAGAACCTAAGAAAAACTTCCGGGCCGCAGATTCACTTTTGAAGGAACCTAGTTTTTCTGTTCACAAAGACAATTATTTTCTAACAGGCGTTCCGCTTGATGAGCCCGTTGATCGGAACTCTGCTGATGTAAAATATCAGGTGAGTTTTAAACTCCGATTAAAATCAAAACCATTATGGGGTGGTTTCTTTCCTTATTTAATGTATACACAAAAAGCTTTTTGGGACATTTATGCAAACTCAAAACCATTTGCCGAAATTAATTTTAATCCCGGAATTGCCGTTGTTCGTCCGTTTTATTTAAAAGGGGGAAGGCTGACGTATGGCACAATCTCTTTAGAACACGAATCAAACGGCAAGGATTCTATTTATTCAAGAACCTGGAATATGCTTGCTTTCTCATTAAAATCAAAGATTTCTCCGAGATGGATTGTCGGATTAAGAGGATGGATTCCACTTGTTGATAAGGAAGATAATCCTGAACTTACTAAATATGTAGGTTATGGCGAAGCAAGTGCAACTTATCAGATACAACCGGGTAGATGGAGTGCCGATATTCTTATCAGGAAGGGAAGCGGCCTTATCAATTATGGCTCTTTGCAGACACAGGTAAACTGGAAACCGTACAAAAAAGAAAATTACTACCTCACACTTCAATGGTTTATAGGTTATACTGAAAGTTTGATTGATTATCAGGAGCACAAAAGTATGATACGGGTTGGATTTACGATTAAACCTGAAAATATGGGAATTTTCTAA
- a CDS encoding DUF4249 domain-containing protein produces the protein MNMQRLEKYNFKNKALTLVSFLFVLFFSSCEDTVTLDLETGETKIVVDAEIIWQKGTTGNEQTIKISKTAPYYNNTTPKVSGAQVRIENKNGDIFTFNETGPGLYVCTNFVPVINMDYTLYVTAEGQSFTAVEKLTSVTPIDKVEQNIVPDFGGEDIIELTFYYKDPADEVNYYLTDYKSGFLLFPEYELTNDELFNGNQISTRFSDEDKMKPGSIVEITHRGVSKNFYNYMNLLLEVYGGSPFSIPPGNIRGNIVNTSDSNNFAFGYFRLCEADKVSYVVK, from the coding sequence ATGAATATGCAAAGGCTTGAAAAATATAATTTTAAAAATAAAGCACTGACTTTAGTAAGTTTTCTTTTTGTGCTGTTTTTTTCATCTTGTGAGGATACGGTAACTCTTGATTTAGAAACTGGTGAAACAAAAATAGTTGTAGATGCAGAAATTATTTGGCAAAAAGGAACAACTGGCAATGAGCAAACCATAAAAATTAGTAAAACGGCTCCCTATTATAATAATACTACACCAAAAGTTTCCGGAGCACAAGTAAGAATTGAAAATAAAAATGGTGATATTTTTACTTTTAATGAAACGGGACCTGGCCTATATGTATGTACTAATTTTGTTCCGGTTATCAATATGGATTATACACTTTATGTAACTGCAGAGGGACAAAGTTTTACAGCTGTTGAAAAGCTGACTTCTGTGACACCAATTGATAAAGTAGAACAAAATATTGTTCCTGATTTTGGAGGAGAAGATATAATCGAACTTACGTTTTATTATAAAGATCCGGCTGATGAGGTTAATTATTATCTTACAGATTATAAAAGTGGATTTCTTCTTTTTCCTGAATATGAGTTGACAAATGACGAATTATTTAATGGAAATCAAATTAGCACGAGATTCTCAGACGAAGATAAAATGAAACCGGGAAGTATTGTTGAGATTACGCATCGGGGAGTTTCTAAGAACTTTTATAACTATATGAATTTACTTTTAGAGGTATACGGAGGAAGTCCGTTTTCTATTCCTCCGGGAAATATCAGAGGAAATATTGTAAATACAAGCGACTCTAATAATTTTGCCTTCGGTTATTTCAGGCTTTGCGAAGCTGATAAAGTTTCTTATGTGGTAAAATAA
- a CDS encoding NADP-dependent oxidoreductase, whose translation MKAFTIKKYSKNGGLQFAEMPQPEVKDNDVLVEVHAAGVNLLDSKIKTGEFKLILPYKLPLILGHDVAGVITKVGKNVKKFKVGDEVYARPADHRIGTFAEFISIDEGDVALKPGNISMEEAASIPLVALTAWQVLVERAQIQKGQKVFIQAGSGGVGTIAIQLAKHLGATVATTASAKSFDLLNELGADLIIDYKNSDFENRLSNYDVVLNSQDQKTLEKSLKILKSGGKLISISGPPTPDFAKEIKAPWFVKIILSLISSGIRKKAKNKNVDYSFLFMKADGQQLSSITTLIEAGIIKPVLDKIFSFEKTNEALSYVESGRAKGKVVIKIK comes from the coding sequence ATGAAAGCATTCACAATTAAGAAATATAGTAAAAATGGAGGTTTGCAGTTTGCAGAAATGCCTCAGCCAGAAGTAAAAGACAATGATGTTCTGGTTGAGGTTCATGCCGCTGGCGTAAATCTTTTAGACTCAAAAATAAAAACGGGAGAATTTAAACTCATTTTACCGTATAAGCTTCCATTAATTTTAGGACATGATGTGGCCGGAGTAATTACGAAGGTTGGAAAAAATGTAAAAAAGTTTAAAGTTGGTGATGAAGTTTATGCCCGACCGGCAGATCATCGAATAGGTACATTTGCCGAATTTATTTCAATAGATGAAGGAGATGTAGCACTTAAACCCGGAAATATTTCGATGGAAGAAGCGGCCTCTATTCCCCTGGTAGCATTAACGGCCTGGCAGGTTTTGGTTGAAAGGGCACAAATCCAAAAAGGGCAAAAAGTATTCATTCAGGCAGGTTCAGGAGGAGTGGGAACAATTGCAATTCAGTTAGCCAAACATTTGGGTGCGACAGTTGCTACAACTGCAAGTGCCAAAAGTTTTGATTTACTTAATGAACTTGGTGCAGATCTTATTATTGATTATAAGAATAGCGATTTCGAAAACAGGTTGAGTAATTATGACGTTGTATTAAATAGTCAGGATCAAAAAACGCTTGAAAAATCATTGAAAATACTAAAATCCGGGGGAAAACTTATTTCGATTTCAGGGCCACCAACACCAGATTTTGCTAAAGAAATTAAAGCACCATGGTTTGTAAAAATAATTCTTTCTCTAATAAGTTCCGGGATTCGTAAAAAAGCAAAAAATAAAAATGTTGACTATTCTTTTTTATTTATGAAAGCGGATGGACAACAATTAAGCAGCATTACAACACTTATTGAAGCTGGAATAATTAAACCGGTTCTGGATAAAATCTTTTCTTTCGAAAAAACAAATGAAGCTTTATCGTATGTAGAAAGTGGACGTGCCAAGGGAAAAGTTGTTATTAAAATAAAATAA
- a CDS encoding TonB-dependent receptor — protein MKHIISACFFLFSWSVFSQNITITVDNTVTLKELFKQIENQTDFKFAFTDQIDTSQKYFTKKKTYNRIEIKELVSELNKSIPFQFSIVGSNIFVRQKSTKASKRKIKLMGQVFDDSRQPVIGANIFIKELSTSASTNSEGKFSIELNKGNYTVQISYVGLKDKETQITVSDDARINFTMDADSQELEQVIITNSKAVDVRNTQMSVNKLTMEEIKRIPSAMGEPDPLKSILTLPGVTNAGELSSGFNVRGGAADQNLTLLDGAPVYGDSHMFGFFSIFNADVVSGLDLYKGGIPSKFGGRVSSVLDVSQQIGDFENYKVNGGIGLISSRLLVQGPIKKEKGSFLIAGRTSYAHLFLKLADNKNSAMFYDINAKLNYRLNANNTLAFSGYLGNDVFDINDRFASTYGNTMGILSWKHKFSDAINTNLSVFYSDYKFNLGINTENFEWDNVIKSYGLTYKWHHSLSEKLKLNYGLDGQYYDFNPGTVQPTSSDSQFNYKQLDKKYAFESSVYLDFEHQITEKLNLRYGLRYSMFYRLGGENINTYENDEAVVYNPLYNIYQEGTPTGSISYKSGETISKFDNLEPRAALSYAFNGNASVKLSYNRMAQYIHILSNTQSPLPMNIWTPSGPFTKPQLLDQYAAGYFKNFNDDRYSFEGELFYKNIKNRIDYIDGADILANNDIEQVILNGKARSYGMELLFRKNTGNFTGWVSYTLSRAEQKTPGRTAEEPGIANGNWYLSGYDKLHNLNIVGSYQYNPKWSFNANFSLQSGQPVTYANGYYEFGGINIPNFSLRNENRLPLYHHLDLAATYTPKPDKKKGWQSYWVFSIYNIYNRKNAASMTFATNDDTGVNETRRLSIFGIVPGISYNFKF, from the coding sequence ATGAAGCATATAATTTCAGCATGCTTTTTTTTATTCAGTTGGAGTGTGTTTTCTCAAAATATAACGATAACTGTTGATAATACTGTAACGCTAAAAGAATTATTTAAACAAATTGAGAATCAGACGGATTTTAAATTCGCCTTTACAGACCAGATCGATACCAGTCAAAAGTATTTTACCAAAAAAAAGACTTATAACCGTATCGAAATAAAAGAACTTGTTAGCGAACTAAACAAAAGCATTCCATTTCAGTTTTCAATCGTAGGCAGTAATATTTTTGTTAGACAAAAATCTACAAAAGCGTCTAAAAGAAAAATTAAACTGATGGGTCAGGTTTTTGATGACAGCAGGCAGCCTGTTATTGGTGCTAATATTTTCATAAAAGAACTTTCTACCAGCGCATCCACAAATAGTGAGGGAAAGTTTTCTATTGAGCTAAATAAAGGCAACTATACTGTGCAGATTAGTTATGTTGGTCTGAAAGACAAGGAAACACAAATTACGGTTTCTGATGATGCAAGAATAAATTTCACTATGGACGCAGACAGTCAGGAATTAGAGCAGGTTATCATAACAAATTCTAAAGCGGTTGATGTAAGAAATACTCAAATGAGCGTCAATAAGCTTACAATGGAAGAAATCAAAAGGATTCCTTCTGCAATGGGCGAGCCGGATCCTTTAAAATCAATATTAACATTGCCGGGAGTTACAAATGCCGGAGAGCTTTCTTCTGGTTTTAATGTCCGAGGAGGTGCAGCTGATCAGAATTTGACTCTTTTAGATGGTGCTCCAGTTTATGGAGACTCTCATATGTTTGGTTTTTTTTCGATTTTTAATGCCGATGTAGTCAGTGGACTGGATTTATATAAAGGAGGAATTCCCTCTAAATTTGGAGGAAGAGTTTCTTCCGTTCTCGATGTAAGCCAGCAAATTGGTGATTTTGAAAATTACAAAGTAAATGGCGGAATCGGTTTAATATCAAGCCGTTTGTTAGTACAGGGACCTATCAAAAAAGAAAAAGGTTCATTTCTTATTGCAGGGAGAACATCATATGCGCATTTATTTTTGAAATTGGCCGATAATAAAAATTCGGCAATGTTTTATGATATTAATGCTAAATTGAATTATCGGCTGAATGCCAATAATACACTTGCTTTTTCAGGATATTTGGGCAATGATGTTTTTGATATTAATGATCGTTTTGCCAGTACCTACGGAAATACTATGGGAATTTTAAGCTGGAAACATAAATTTTCTGATGCGATAAATACGAATTTATCAGTTTTCTACAGTGATTATAAATTTAACCTTGGTATTAATACAGAGAATTTTGAGTGGGACAATGTCATAAAAAGTTATGGTCTTACTTATAAATGGCACCACTCTTTATCTGAAAAACTTAAACTTAATTATGGACTTGATGGCCAATATTATGATTTTAATCCTGGAACCGTACAGCCTACCAGTTCAGATTCACAGTTTAATTACAAACAGCTTGATAAAAAATATGCCTTCGAATCTTCTGTTTATCTTGATTTTGAACATCAGATTACAGAGAAGCTGAATCTTCGTTACGGACTTCGTTACAGTATGTTTTACCGTTTAGGAGGTGAGAATATTAATACTTACGAAAATGATGAAGCCGTAGTATATAATCCGTTATATAATATTTATCAGGAAGGAACTCCTACAGGAAGCATATCTTATAAAAGTGGAGAAACGATAAGTAAATTTGATAATTTAGAGCCGCGTGCTGCATTATCATATGCTTTTAATGGAAATGCTTCAGTAAAACTTAGTTACAACAGAATGGCACAATATATTCATATTTTATCGAATACACAGTCTCCATTACCAATGAATATTTGGACTCCAAGCGGACCTTTTACAAAACCGCAGCTTCTTGATCAATATGCTGCGGGATATTTTAAGAATTTTAATGATGATCGTTATTCCTTTGAGGGAGAACTTTTTTATAAGAATATCAAAAATCGTATTGATTATATAGATGGAGCAGATATATTGGCTAATAATGATATAGAACAGGTTATTCTAAACGGTAAAGCCAGATCGTATGGTATGGAATTATTATTCAGAAAAAATACAGGTAATTTTACAGGATGGGTTTCTTATACCTTGTCAAGGGCAGAACAAAAAACTCCTGGCAGAACCGCCGAAGAACCTGGAATAGCAAATGGTAATTGGTATTTATCAGGATACGATAAGTTGCATAATTTAAATATTGTAGGGAGTTATCAATACAATCCAAAATGGTCTTTTAATGCTAATTTTTCATTGCAGTCTGGTCAGCCGGTAACTTATGCAAATGGATATTATGAATTTGGAGGAATCAATATACCGAATTTTTCACTTAGAAATGAAAACAGGCTGCCACTTTACCATCATTTAGATCTGGCCGCGACTTATACACCTAAACCAGATAAAAAGAAAGGATGGCAGAGCTATTGGGTGTTTAGCATTTATAATATCTACAACAGAAAAAATGCAGCTTCTATGACATTTGCAACAAATGACGATACGGGAGTGAATGAGACCAGAAGACTGTCTATTTTTGGAATAGTTCCTGGTATTTCTTATAATTTTAAATTTTAA
- a CDS encoding RNA polymerase sigma factor has protein sequence MDNKKFILSLKKGNEASFREAYLNYYDKLINIARRFNFTVLTPQDFVQETFLRLYNKRELLNEDVLFDKQLFTICKNIIINHVNRENKIIQLDPLQFEMEEEDSDTGIFEERKEKLHTFINLLPEQQQKIFTLHKLENLSYKEIAAMTDLSEKTIANHIYLASKFIRKKVEDH, from the coding sequence ATGGACAATAAAAAGTTTATATTAAGTTTAAAAAAAGGTAACGAAGCTTCTTTCAGGGAAGCTTACCTGAATTACTATGATAAACTAATAAACATTGCCAGACGCTTTAATTTTACAGTTCTTACTCCGCAGGATTTTGTTCAGGAAACTTTTTTAAGATTATACAATAAAAGAGAATTACTTAATGAAGATGTTTTATTTGATAAACAATTGTTTACAATATGCAAGAACATCATTATCAACCACGTTAATCGCGAAAATAAAATAATTCAACTTGATCCTTTACAATTCGAAATGGAAGAAGAGGATTCTGATACAGGAATTTTTGAAGAAAGAAAAGAAAAATTACATACTTTCATAAATCTGCTTCCTGAGCAGCAGCAAAAAATATTTACTTTACATAAACTGGAAAACCTTAGCTATAAGGAGATTGCAGCAATGACAGATCTTTCTGAAAAGACCATTGCCAATCATATTTATCTCGCCAGTAAATTTATTCGAAAAAAAGTCGAAGACCATTAG
- a CDS encoding FecR family protein has protein sequence MDEKKIEEELKKIWDETPISHTDDVKEASWDDFHFKAFPPKKQKQKFGVWRYVAAAAVLIFVLIGTGIYFNRGPVVQNIELASNVIENTTSKIKTVFLPDSSKVELSPNSKIRYANNFETNRKIEIEGEGYFKVKKDKNHPFQVFCDETTTTVLGTSFTVKSNEQSEVSVSLYEGSVQMSIENQDKKWILVPGETFTYGKNNTALVSEFNRFTDFDNAKLIDVSAYIKENYGYKMTLPQEYCNQKITVRINKKEDLKIIVQLISEMYNLNFEINEELKEVTFQ, from the coding sequence ATGGATGAGAAAAAAATAGAAGAAGAATTAAAAAAAATCTGGGATGAAACTCCCATTTCACATACAGATGATGTGAAAGAGGCTTCGTGGGATGATTTTCATTTTAAAGCCTTTCCTCCAAAGAAACAGAAACAGAAATTTGGAGTTTGGCGTTATGTGGCAGCGGCGGCAGTTTTAATTTTTGTACTTATTGGAACCGGGATTTATTTTAATAGAGGTCCGGTAGTGCAAAATATTGAACTTGCTTCAAATGTAATTGAAAATACGACTTCAAAAATAAAAACGGTTTTCTTACCGGATAGTTCGAAGGTAGAATTAAGTCCGAATTCCAAAATTAGGTATGCTAACAATTTTGAGACTAACAGAAAAATTGAAATTGAAGGGGAAGGTTATTTTAAAGTAAAAAAAGATAAAAACCATCCTTTTCAGGTTTTTTGCGATGAAACTACAACTACCGTTTTAGGAACTTCTTTTACAGTAAAAAGTAATGAACAAAGTGAAGTAAGTGTATCACTTTATGAAGGAAGCGTTCAGATGAGCATAGAAAATCAGGATAAAAAATGGATTTTGGTACCAGGTGAGACCTTTACTTATGGAAAAAACAATACAGCCTTAGTATCCGAATTTAACAGGTTTACTGATTTTGATAACGCAAAGTTAATTGATGTTAGTGCCTATATTAAGGAGAATTATGGTTATAAAATGACGCTTCCGCAGGAATATTGTAACCAGAAAATTACAGTCCGAATCAATAAAAAAGAAGATTTAAAAATAATTGTGCAATTAATATCAGAAATGTATAACCTAAACTTTGAAATAAATGAAGAATTAAAAGAAGTTACTTTTCAATAG